In one Aquabacterium sp. OR-4 genomic region, the following are encoded:
- the ruvX gene encoding Holliday junction resolvase RuvX: MSPPRNLQYLAFDFGTKRVGVATGNTVIGRASALATIAAEGDARFARIGALIAEWRPDALVVGVPRHPDGAPHENTQRAQRFARQLHGRFRLPVHEVDERYTTVEAIAAGAADVDAASAAVILDQYLNPMPTPSTSQGSDTE; this comes from the coding sequence ATGTCGCCGCCCCGCAACCTGCAGTACCTGGCTTTCGACTTCGGCACCAAGCGCGTGGGCGTGGCCACCGGCAACACGGTGATCGGCCGCGCCAGTGCGCTGGCCACCATCGCCGCCGAGGGCGACGCGCGTTTCGCCAGGATCGGCGCGCTGATCGCCGAATGGCGCCCCGACGCCCTGGTGGTGGGCGTGCCCCGCCACCCCGACGGCGCCCCGCACGAGAACACCCAGCGCGCGCAGCGCTTTGCGCGCCAGCTGCACGGCCGCTTTCGCCTGCCGGTGCACGAGGTCGACGAGCGCTACACCACGGTCGAGGCCATCGCCGCCGGCGCCGCCGATGTGGATGCCGCCTCGGCCGCCGTGATCCTCGACCAGTACCTGAACCCGATGCCCACCCCTTCCACCTCGCAAGGCAGCGACACCGAATGA
- the pyrR gene encoding bifunctional pyr operon transcriptional regulator/uracil phosphoribosyltransferase PyrR, which produces MSTLTLDAEALYAELRTGVRPLMRPDTLLLGVWSGGAWLAERLAADLGLAARPGVISSALHRDDFGARGLASGTDATKIPYAVDGAHILLLDDVLYTGRTIRAVINELFDFGRPASVTLAVLVDRGGRQLPIAAAYAAAKLALPASQKLALARGADGRFTFSIEGEVT; this is translated from the coding sequence ATGAGCACCCTGACCCTCGATGCCGAGGCGCTGTATGCCGAACTGCGCACCGGCGTGCGCCCGCTGATGCGGCCCGACACCCTGCTGCTGGGCGTGTGGTCGGGCGGCGCCTGGCTGGCCGAGCGCCTGGCCGCCGACCTGGGCCTGGCCGCCAGGCCCGGCGTGATCAGCAGCGCGCTGCACCGCGACGACTTCGGCGCCCGCGGCCTGGCCAGCGGCACCGATGCCACCAAGATCCCGTATGCGGTGGACGGCGCCCACATCCTGCTGCTCGACGACGTGCTCTACACCGGCCGCACCATCCGCGCGGTGATCAACGAGCTGTTCGACTTTGGCCGCCCGGCCAGCGTCACGCTGGCGGTGCTGGTGGACCGCGGCGGCCGCCAGCTGCCCATCGCCGCCGCCTATGCCGCGGCCAAGCTGGCGCTGCCGGCCTCGCAGAAGCTGGCGCTGGCGCGCGGTGCCGACGGCCGCTTCACGTTCTCGATCGAAGGCGAGGTGACATGA
- a CDS encoding aspartate carbamoyltransferase catalytic subunit, producing the protein MLNKRNPQLNRNGELIHLLSIEGLPRDVVSNILDTAGTFLSVNDREVKKVPLLRGKSVFNLFFENSTRTRTTFEIAAKRLSADVINLDIAKSSAAKGESLLDTIANLSAMHADMFVVRHSESGAPYLIAQHCAPHVHVVNAGDGRHAHPTQGLLDMYTIRHFKKDFTQLSVAIVGDIVHSRVARSDIHALTTLGVPDIRAVGPKTLVPGDLRDMGVRVCHDMAEGIRGADVIIMLRLQNERMSGAMLPSAGEFFKNYGLTDDKLALAKPDAIVMHPGPINRGVEIDSSVADGTHSVILPQVTFGIAVRMAVMSIIAGNEA; encoded by the coding sequence ATGCTCAATAAGCGCAATCCGCAGCTCAACCGCAACGGCGAGCTGATCCACCTGCTGTCCATCGAGGGCCTGCCGCGCGATGTGGTGAGCAACATCCTCGACACCGCCGGCACCTTTCTCAGCGTCAACGACCGCGAGGTCAAGAAGGTGCCGCTGCTGCGCGGCAAGAGCGTGTTCAACCTGTTCTTCGAGAACAGCACGCGCACCCGCACCACCTTCGAGATCGCGGCCAAGCGGCTGTCCGCCGACGTCATCAACCTCGACATCGCCAAGAGCAGCGCGGCCAAGGGCGAGAGCCTGCTCGACACCATCGCCAACCTCAGCGCGATGCATGCCGACATGTTTGTGGTGCGCCACAGCGAGAGCGGCGCGCCCTACCTGATCGCCCAGCACTGCGCGCCGCATGTGCATGTGGTCAACGCCGGCGATGGCCGCCACGCCCACCCCACCCAGGGCCTGCTGGACATGTACACGATCCGGCACTTCAAGAAGGACTTCACCCAGCTGAGTGTGGCCATCGTCGGCGACATCGTGCACAGCCGCGTGGCGCGCTCGGACATCCATGCCCTCACCACGCTGGGTGTGCCCGACATCCGCGCCGTGGGCCCCAAGACCCTGGTGCCGGGCGATCTGCGCGACATGGGTGTGCGGGTGTGCCACGACATGGCCGAGGGCATTCGCGGGGCCGACGTGATCATCATGCTGCGCCTGCAAAACGAGCGCATGAGCGGCGCCATGCTGCCGAGTGCCGGCGAGTTCTTCAAGAACTACGGCCTCACCGACGACAAGCTGGCACTGGCCAAGCCCGATGCCATCGTGATGCACCCGGGCCCGATCAACCGCGGCGTGGAGATCGACTCGTCGGTGGCCGACGGCACGCACAGCGTGATCCTGCCGCAGGTGACCTTCGGCATCGCCGTGCGCATGGCCGTGATGTCCATCATTGCCGGGAATGAGGCATGA
- a CDS encoding dihydroorotase: protein MKILIQGGRVIDPASGRDEVADLAIAAGRIVAIGAPRPEFQANRVIDARGCIVAPGLVDLAARLREPGHEHEGMLESELNAAAAGGVTSLVCPPDTDPALDEPGLVDMLKFRARKLSLCRLFPLGALTRGLAGEVLTEMAELTESGCVGFSQAEVPVKDTQVLQRALQYAATFGYTVWLRPQDGWLGKGVAASGAVATRLGLSGVPVAAETIALLTILELVRATGARVHLCRLSSAAGVALVRAAKAEGLPVTADVSINSLHLTDVDIGFFNPAMRLTPPLRQGADRNALRAALADGTLDALVSDHTPVDADEKNIPFGEAEPGATGLELLLSLALKWGADAGLPLATALARITCDPVRVLGEALGSLSSSAGRLTDGGVADVCVFDPAAVWTAEPRLLKSQGKHTPFAFETSGTALPGRVRATLVAGTVAYEAAGAA from the coding sequence ATGAAGATCCTGATCCAAGGCGGCCGGGTGATCGACCCGGCATCGGGCCGCGACGAGGTGGCCGATCTGGCCATCGCCGCCGGGCGCATCGTGGCCATCGGTGCGCCGCGGCCCGAGTTCCAGGCCAACCGCGTGATCGATGCGCGTGGCTGCATCGTGGCGCCGGGCCTGGTGGATCTGGCCGCGCGCCTGCGCGAGCCGGGCCACGAGCACGAAGGCATGCTGGAGAGCGAGCTGAACGCCGCCGCGGCCGGTGGCGTCACCAGCCTGGTGTGCCCGCCCGACACCGACCCCGCGCTCGACGAGCCGGGCCTGGTGGACATGCTCAAGTTCCGCGCGCGCAAGCTCAGTCTGTGCCGGCTGTTCCCGCTGGGCGCGCTCACCCGCGGCCTGGCCGGCGAGGTGCTCACCGAGATGGCCGAGTTGACCGAGAGCGGCTGCGTCGGCTTCAGCCAGGCCGAGGTGCCGGTAAAGGACACCCAGGTGCTGCAGCGCGCGCTGCAGTACGCCGCCACCTTTGGCTACACGGTGTGGCTGCGGCCGCAGGACGGCTGGCTGGGCAAGGGCGTGGCGGCCAGCGGCGCGGTGGCCACGCGCCTGGGCCTGAGCGGCGTGCCGGTGGCGGCCGAGACGATTGCGCTGCTCACCATCCTCGAGCTGGTGCGGGCCACCGGTGCGCGGGTGCACCTGTGCCGCCTGTCCAGCGCGGCCGGCGTGGCCCTGGTGCGCGCGGCCAAGGCCGAGGGCCTGCCGGTGACGGCCGATGTCAGCATCAACAGCCTGCACCTGACCGATGTGGACATCGGCTTCTTCAACCCGGCGATGCGCCTGACGCCGCCGCTGCGCCAGGGTGCTGACCGCAATGCGCTGCGCGCTGCGCTGGCCGATGGCACGCTGGACGCGCTGGTGTCCGACCACACGCCGGTGGACGCCGACGAGAAGAACATCCCCTTCGGCGAGGCCGAGCCCGGCGCCACCGGGCTGGAGCTGCTGCTGAGCCTGGCGCTCAAGTGGGGCGCCGACGCCGGCTTGCCGCTGGCCACCGCGCTGGCGCGCATCACCTGCGACCCGGTGCGCGTGCTGGGCGAGGCGCTGGGCTCGCTCAGCTCCTCGGCCGGCCGGCTCACCGATGGCGGCGTGGCCGATGTCTGCGTGTTCGACCCCGCCGCGGTGTGGACGGCCGAGCCGCGCCTGCTCAAGAGCCAGGGCAAGCACACGCCCTTCGCCTTCGAGACCAGCGGCACCGCGCTGCCGGGCCGGGTGCGCGCCACCCTGGTGGCCGGCACCGTGGCCTACGAAGCCGCCGGCGCAGCGTGA
- a CDS encoding lysophospholipid acyltransferase family protein → MTRAALASWRALRVLLHVLQGLLLVGLLFPRLPEARRHAHIGHWSRGLLRVLGLTVQVSGQARPGATLLIANHVSWLDIAALHAAVPQARFVSKADVRHWPLVGWLVAGAGTLFIERERKRDALRVVHAMAEALQAGGTVAVFPEGTTGPGPELLPFHANLLQAAIATATPIQPATLRYLQPGEAFSTAAQYIGETTLAQSIWRIASARGLQVQVNLLPAQATAHADRRALAEHLRGLISDHLARSAAG, encoded by the coding sequence ATGACCCGCGCCGCTCTGGCGTCGTGGCGCGCGTTGCGCGTGCTGCTGCATGTGCTGCAGGGCCTGCTGCTGGTGGGGCTGCTGTTTCCGCGGCTGCCCGAGGCCCGGCGCCATGCGCACATCGGCCACTGGTCGCGCGGCCTGCTGCGCGTGCTGGGCCTGACGGTTCAGGTGAGCGGCCAGGCGCGGCCCGGCGCCACGCTGCTGATCGCCAACCATGTGTCGTGGCTGGACATCGCGGCGCTGCACGCTGCGGTGCCGCAGGCGCGCTTCGTGTCCAAGGCCGATGTGAGGCACTGGCCGCTGGTGGGCTGGCTGGTGGCCGGGGCCGGCACGCTGTTCATCGAGCGCGAACGCAAGCGCGACGCACTGCGCGTGGTGCACGCCATGGCCGAGGCCCTGCAGGCCGGCGGCACGGTGGCGGTGTTTCCCGAGGGCACCACCGGCCCGGGGCCCGAGCTGCTGCCCTTTCATGCCAACCTGCTGCAGGCGGCGATCGCCACGGCCACGCCCATCCAGCCGGCGACACTGCGGTATCTGCAGCCGGGTGAGGCCTTCAGCACCGCGGCGCAGTACATCGGCGAGACCACGCTGGCCCAGAGCATCTGGCGCATCGCCAGCGCGCGCGGCCTGCAGGTGCAGGTCAATCTGCTGCCCGCGCAGGCCACGGCCCATGCCGACCGCCGTGCGCTGGCCGAGCACCTGCGCGGCCTGATCTCGGATCATCTGGCGCGCTCGGCCGCCGGGTAG
- a CDS encoding ribose-phosphate diphosphokinase, whose product MTPGLLLAFDDEQAAASALAQALAVPLALIGRHHFPDGETRLHLPPVLPAELLLYRGLHRPNDKLAELLIACPAARELGARHIVLVSPYLAYMRQDIAFSPGEAVSQRHIGAALSRLVDGLITVDPHLHRIASMDEVMPGCRTVALTAAGLLGAWVAAQVPGALLLGPDEESAQWVTVAGRAHGLAHAVCVKQRFGDRDVRVALPAGLSLAGRAVVLLDDVASTGRTLAEAALAARAAGAASVDVAVTHGLFVGQAVAELRAVGVRHLWCTDAVPHASACVPLAPLLAQAVRQL is encoded by the coding sequence ATGACCCCCGGCCTGCTGTTGGCCTTTGACGATGAACAGGCCGCCGCCAGCGCGCTGGCCCAGGCGCTGGCGGTGCCGCTGGCGCTGATCGGCCGCCACCACTTTCCCGATGGCGAGACGCGCCTGCACCTGCCGCCCGTGCTGCCGGCCGAGCTGCTGCTCTACCGCGGCCTGCACCGGCCCAATGACAAGCTGGCCGAGCTGCTGATCGCCTGCCCCGCGGCGCGCGAGCTGGGCGCGCGGCACATCGTGCTGGTGAGCCCCTACCTGGCCTACATGCGCCAGGACATCGCCTTCAGCCCCGGCGAGGCGGTGAGCCAGCGCCACATCGGCGCCGCGCTGTCGCGCCTGGTCGACGGGCTGATCACGGTGGATCCGCACCTGCACCGCATTGCCTCGATGGACGAGGTGATGCCCGGCTGCCGCACCGTGGCCCTCACCGCCGCCGGCCTGCTGGGCGCCTGGGTGGCGGCCCAGGTGCCGGGCGCGCTGCTGCTGGGGCCCGATGAAGAATCGGCGCAATGGGTCACCGTGGCCGGCCGCGCGCACGGGCTGGCGCATGCGGTGTGCGTGAAGCAGCGCTTTGGCGACCGCGACGTGCGCGTGGCCCTGCCCGCGGGCCTGAGCCTGGCCGGCCGCGCCGTGGTGCTGCTGGACGACGTGGCCAGCACCGGCCGCACGCTGGCCGAGGCGGCACTGGCCGCCCGCGCGGCCGGCGCGGCCAGCGTGGACGTGGCGGTGACCCACGGCCTGTTCGTGGGCCAGGCGGTGGCCGAGCTGCGCGCCGTGGGCGTGCGCCACCTGTGGTGCACCGATGCCGTGCCGCATGCCAGCGCCTGCGTGCCGCTGGCGCCGCTGCTGGCCCAGGCGGTGCGCCAGCTGTGA
- a CDS encoding methyl-accepting chemotaxis protein, translating to MAYTYVPDLKPSLGVLGDNTLLIAIGLSAVIAVVLGGQFAEPRAALLGTLVLLGATGLGYATARGSLTSRLILTSVLVGFVTLHIHLSRGMVEFHFGVFATLALLLVYRDWRPIVLAALAFIVLQFGMDRLQAAGWAVWCLDRPSPLRVLLHAAFIVAQASAEWVLALGMGRMAAEGEELSRLVAEVDRGEQIALDVDAVPARTDGGRALKTTLQKMAAAVAALRGSTQRINGASHQIATGNRDLSLRTEQTAANLQRTAAGMAGLASAAQQSDASAGQAHALAQTACSVAAEGGAVIAEVVATMQGISESSERIADIIGMIDAIAFQTNLLALNAAVEAARAGDAGRGFAVVAAEVRQLAARSGGAARDIRTLIGTSAQRVAHGASLMDRAGATMGGIQQAVQRVSALMADLSDRSRQQAQEVGQMGDSMAQMDQATQRNAAMVEQMAAAAASLQAQADELVQTVAVFAAEGVTA from the coding sequence ATGGCCTACACCTATGTTCCCGATCTGAAACCCTCGCTCGGCGTGCTGGGCGACAACACCTTGCTGATCGCCATTGGCCTCAGCGCGGTGATCGCCGTGGTGCTGGGCGGCCAGTTCGCCGAGCCACGCGCGGCCCTGCTGGGCACCCTGGTGCTGCTGGGCGCTACCGGCCTGGGCTATGCCACGGCGCGTGGCTCGCTCACCAGCCGGCTGATCCTCACCAGCGTGCTGGTCGGCTTTGTCACGCTGCACATCCACCTGTCGCGCGGCATGGTCGAGTTTCACTTCGGCGTGTTTGCCACGCTGGCGCTGCTGCTGGTGTACCGCGACTGGCGGCCCATCGTGCTGGCGGCGCTGGCCTTCATCGTGCTGCAGTTCGGCATGGATCGCCTGCAGGCCGCGGGCTGGGCCGTGTGGTGCCTTGACCGGCCCAGCCCGCTGCGTGTGCTGCTGCATGCCGCGTTCATCGTCGCCCAGGCGTCGGCCGAGTGGGTGCTGGCGCTCGGCATGGGCCGCATGGCGGCCGAGGGCGAGGAGCTCAGCCGCCTGGTGGCCGAGGTTGACCGTGGCGAGCAGATCGCGCTCGACGTTGACGCCGTGCCGGCCCGCACCGACGGCGGCCGCGCACTGAAGACCACGCTGCAGAAGATGGCCGCCGCGGTGGCTGCGCTGCGCGGCAGCACCCAGCGCATCAACGGCGCCAGCCACCAGATCGCCACGGGCAACCGCGACCTGAGCTTGCGCACCGAGCAGACCGCCGCCAACCTGCAGCGCACCGCCGCCGGCATGGCCGGCCTGGCCAGCGCCGCGCAGCAGTCGGACGCCAGCGCCGGCCAGGCCCATGCGCTGGCGCAAACGGCCTGCAGCGTGGCCGCCGAGGGGGGCGCGGTGATCGCCGAGGTGGTGGCCACCATGCAGGGCATCTCCGAAAGCTCGGAACGCATTGCCGACATCATCGGCATGATCGACGCCATCGCCTTCCAGACCAACCTGCTGGCGCTGAACGCCGCGGTGGAGGCGGCGCGTGCCGGCGACGCCGGCCGCGGCTTTGCGGTGGTGGCGGCCGAGGTGCGGCAACTGGCCGCACGCTCGGGCGGCGCGGCACGCGACATCCGCACGCTGATCGGCACCAGCGCCCAGCGCGTGGCCCACGGCGCCTCGCTGATGGACCGTGCCGGCGCCACCATGGGCGGCATCCAGCAGGCGGTGCAGCGCGTGAGCGCGCTGATGGCCGACCTGAGCGATCGCAGCCGCCAGCAGGCGCAGGAGGTGGGCCAGATGGGCGACAGCATGGCGCAGATGGACCAGGCCACCCAGCGCAACGCCGCCATGGTGGAGCAGATGGCCGCCGCCGCGGCCAGCCTGCAGGCCCAGGCCGACGAACTGGTGCAGACGGTGGCGGTGTTCGCCGCAGAAGGAGTGACGGCATGA
- the cybH gene encoding Ni/Fe-hydrogenase, b-type cytochrome subunit codes for MTQSLDITRIDQQQLADAQSIRSVYVYELPVRVWHLVNALAIVVLAVSGWLIAHPLHSPSGEASSHYQMGYIRFAHFAAGYLLAVGLLGRVYWAVVGNWYARELFWVPLFQWAYWQDLWAMLKWYGFVSARPGQYIGHNPLARFSMFFLFLLPLVFMLLTGFALYAEGQQVGSWFEGIFGWVIPLFGSSQDVHTAHHLGMWTVFCFVIVHVYATVREEILGRSSMVSTMVSGYRTFKD; via the coding sequence ATGACCCAGTCCCTGGACATCACCCGGATCGACCAGCAGCAGCTGGCCGATGCGCAGTCGATCCGCTCGGTGTACGTGTACGAGCTGCCGGTGCGGGTGTGGCACCTGGTCAATGCGCTGGCCATCGTGGTGCTGGCGGTGAGCGGCTGGCTGATCGCACACCCGCTGCACTCACCCAGCGGCGAGGCCAGCAGCCACTACCAGATGGGCTACATCCGCTTTGCGCACTTCGCGGCCGGCTACCTGCTGGCGGTGGGGCTGCTGGGGCGGGTGTACTGGGCGGTGGTGGGCAACTGGTATGCGCGCGAGCTGTTCTGGGTGCCGCTGTTCCAGTGGGCCTACTGGCAGGACCTGTGGGCCATGCTCAAGTGGTACGGCTTCGTCAGCGCGCGGCCGGGCCAGTACATCGGCCACAACCCGCTGGCCCGGTTCTCGATGTTCTTCCTGTTCCTGCTGCCGCTGGTGTTCATGCTGCTCACCGGCTTTGCGCTGTACGCCGAAGGCCAGCAGGTGGGCTCATGGTTCGAGGGCATCTTCGGCTGGGTGATCCCGCTGTTCGGCAGCTCGCAGGACGTGCACACCGCCCACCACCTGGGCATGTGGACGGTGTTCTGCTTCGTCATCGTGCATGTCTACGCCACGGTGCGCGAGGAGATCCTGGGCCGCTCGAGCATGGTCAGCACCATGGTGTCGGGCTATCGCACCTTCAAGGACTAG
- a CDS encoding TRAP transporter large permease, translated as MSASLILLLSACVFLAIGVPVAFALGLSTVTALLLGSHYPLLVLLKETFTGIDSFPLMAVPFFILAAELMSGGSLTEVLLRFASQFVGHRRGGLGYTNVVGLTFFSGISGSALADAAGPGAMMIRMMDKAGYDRAYAAALTASTAIVGPIIPPSIIMIIYALADENVSVGALFMAGMLPGLLIAVAMAVVNWRVSTQRNYRGDDERTHWQQMLSTSVKAMPALLLPVLILGGMRAGWFTPTEASVVAVFYALVCGKFVYRTLEWRMLPDILARSALLTASVLIIIGMSASFAWVLTVEGLPQKLAEWMVAQQFSPFTFLLAVNVFLLLFGIFIEPLPGVMVLAPVLAPVAMKLGIDPVHFAMVMIYNLTLGMVTPPVGGLLFVTSNVAKVPMGPLVRELRPFLCAHGVVLLLLTFVPALSTWLPHQLGFK; from the coding sequence GTGAGCGCCAGCCTGATCCTGCTGTTGTCCGCCTGCGTGTTTCTGGCCATCGGCGTGCCGGTGGCGTTTGCGCTGGGCCTGTCCACCGTCACCGCCCTGCTGCTGGGCAGCCACTACCCGCTGCTGGTGCTGCTGAAGGAAACCTTCACCGGCATCGACAGCTTTCCGCTGATGGCGGTGCCCTTCTTCATCCTGGCCGCCGAGTTGATGAGCGGCGGCTCGCTCACCGAGGTGCTGCTGCGCTTTGCCTCGCAGTTCGTGGGCCACCGCCGCGGCGGCCTGGGCTACACCAATGTGGTGGGGCTGACCTTCTTCTCGGGCATCTCGGGCTCGGCGCTGGCCGATGCCGCCGGCCCCGGCGCGATGATGATCCGCATGATGGACAAGGCCGGCTACGACCGCGCCTATGCCGCCGCGCTGACCGCCTCGACCGCCATCGTCGGGCCGATCATCCCGCCGTCGATCATCATGATCATCTACGCGCTGGCCGACGAGAACGTGTCGGTGGGCGCGCTGTTCATGGCCGGCATGCTGCCGGGCCTGCTGATCGCGGTGGCCATGGCGGTGGTGAACTGGCGCGTCTCCACCCAGCGCAACTACCGTGGCGACGACGAGCGCACCCACTGGCAGCAGATGCTGAGCACCAGCGTGAAGGCCATGCCGGCGCTGCTGCTGCCGGTGCTGATCCTGGGCGGCATGCGGGCCGGCTGGTTCACGCCCACCGAGGCCTCGGTGGTGGCGGTGTTCTATGCGCTGGTGTGCGGCAAGTTCGTCTACCGCACGCTCGAGTGGCGGATGCTGCCCGACATCCTGGCGCGCTCGGCCCTGCTCACCGCCTCGGTGCTGATCATCATCGGCATGTCGGCCTCGTTTGCCTGGGTGCTCACCGTCGAGGGCCTGCCGCAGAAGCTGGCCGAATGGATGGTGGCGCAGCAGTTCAGCCCGTTCACGTTTCTGCTGGCGGTGAACGTGTTCCTGCTGCTGTTCGGCATCTTCATCGAGCCGCTGCCGGGCGTGATGGTGCTGGCGCCGGTGCTGGCGCCGGTGGCCATGAAGCTGGGCATCGACCCGGTGCACTTCGCCATGGTGATGATCTACAACCTGACGCTGGGCATGGTGACACCACCGGTGGGCGGGCTGCTGTTCGTCACCTCCAACGTGGCCAAGGTGCCCATGGGCCCGCTGGTGCGCGAGCTGCGGCCGTTTCTGTGCGCCCACGGCGTGGTGCTGCTGCTGCTGACCTTCGTGCCGGCACTCAGCACCTGGCTGCCGCATCAGCTGGGTTTCAAGTAG
- a CDS encoding TRAP transporter small permease yields the protein MGKFETGLMAVNRWALIGLLAAMSVIIFANVALRYLTHASIEWAEEVARHMMIWLTFLGAGPVLRYGGHIAIENLQDALPPLAARLVRWVVVVLLTGFFGFMVWYGLIYMERAQYQTTAATQISFAWIYAAMPIGGVLLLLHWACIVRGYLRGREFAADAHFDANASASL from the coding sequence ATGGGCAAATTCGAAACCGGCCTGATGGCCGTCAACCGCTGGGCGCTGATCGGGCTGTTGGCCGCCATGTCGGTGATCATCTTCGCCAACGTGGCGCTGCGCTACCTGACCCATGCCTCGATCGAGTGGGCCGAGGAGGTGGCGCGGCACATGATGATCTGGCTCACCTTCCTGGGTGCCGGGCCGGTGCTGCGCTATGGCGGCCACATCGCCATCGAGAACCTGCAGGACGCCCTGCCGCCCCTGGCCGCCCGCCTGGTGCGCTGGGTGGTGGTGGTGCTGCTGACCGGGTTCTTCGGCTTCATGGTCTGGTACGGCCTGATCTACATGGAGCGCGCGCAGTACCAGACCACCGCCGCCACGCAGATCTCGTTTGCCTGGATCTATGCGGCCATGCCCATTGGCGGCGTGCTGCTGCTGCTGCACTGGGCCTGCATCGTGCGGGGCTACCTGCGCGGCCGCGAGTTCGCCGCTGACGCCCACTTTGACGCCAACGCCAGTGCGTCACTCTGA
- a CDS encoding TRAP transporter substrate-binding protein, giving the protein MTARHALTRATLAAAIALLGSAAGAQTVLKIGYATTKESHYGVGSAVFCDEIAKGTANRYSCQQFPSSALGGEREMIEAVQLGTQDLVNTSTGPLGNFVPEVKVFDIPFLFRGYDHARHTMDGAIGQDVLKALQKKGLIGLAWTENGFRHMTNNKRPIVSAADAAGLKLRTMENKVHMEGYKTFGLLPTPMAFPELFGALQQGTVDGQENPIPVILASKFSQVQKHLSLTGHVYSPAVIILSPVVWGKLNEADKKVFSEAAVKAGAAQRKKVNDDEASGIAQLRKDGMQVVEKVDGDSFRKAVTPAYANFAKEFGADKIAAIQAVK; this is encoded by the coding sequence GATCGGCTACGCCACCACCAAGGAATCGCACTACGGTGTCGGCTCGGCGGTGTTCTGCGACGAGATCGCCAAGGGCACGGCCAACCGCTACAGCTGCCAGCAGTTTCCCAGCAGCGCGCTGGGCGGCGAGCGCGAGATGATCGAGGCGGTGCAGCTGGGCACGCAGGATCTGGTCAACACCTCCACCGGGCCGCTGGGCAACTTCGTGCCCGAGGTCAAGGTGTTCGACATCCCCTTCCTGTTTCGCGGCTACGACCATGCCCGCCACACCATGGACGGCGCCATCGGCCAGGACGTGCTCAAGGCCCTGCAGAAGAAGGGCCTGATCGGCCTGGCCTGGACCGAGAACGGCTTTCGCCACATGACCAACAACAAGCGGCCCATCGTCAGCGCCGCCGACGCCGCCGGCCTGAAGCTGCGCACCATGGAGAACAAGGTGCACATGGAGGGCTACAAGACCTTCGGCCTGCTGCCCACGCCGATGGCGTTTCCCGAGCTGTTCGGCGCGCTGCAGCAGGGCACGGTGGACGGCCAGGAGAACCCGATCCCGGTGATCCTGGCCAGCAAGTTCAGCCAGGTGCAAAAGCACCTGTCGCTCACCGGCCATGTGTACTCGCCGGCGGTGATCATCCTGTCGCCGGTGGTGTGGGGCAAGCTGAACGAGGCCGACAAGAAGGTGTTCAGCGAGGCCGCCGTGAAGGCGGGCGCCGCGCAGCGCAAGAAGGTCAACGACGACGAGGCCAGCGGCATCGCCCAGCTGCGCAAGGACGGCATGCAGGTGGTGGAGAAGGTGGACGGCGACAGCTTCCGCAAGGCGGTGACGCCGGCCTACGCCAACTTCGCCAAGGAGTTCGGCGCCGACAAGATCGCCGCCATCCAGGCGGTGAAGTAA